A window of Pseudodesulfovibrio hydrargyri contains these coding sequences:
- a CDS encoding NADH-quinone oxidoreductase subunit B/C/D — protein sequence MNGDENAARALPDKAGLGDVILNWCQANSLWPLFFGLSCCFVEQATVFTGLYDIARFGAEVLRGSPRQADLLVVSGTVFKKAAPMVKRVYEQMPRPKWVISMGSCANTGGMYDVYSVVQGVDQIIPVDVYVTGCPPRPEALLHGLITLQDMIRQKSRPLRPVLNLDGGHLGGRDDILVPGVTKDRDTRGPGMAGIPARGTSVTPPVFAGSRSDEMWTPPAPKLSFTPAHDALREALAARFGEPSAWHETVVDMPTVTVPAQRLVEVLDFLKHEAPIRFERLEDITAVDETARKVRPEHDFTAIYTLTSLSSVEYLRVRVPVGADLELPSATPVWPSANWYECEIWDLFGIRFTGHPGLRRLIMPEEWQGHPLRKGDPQRATEMAPYLAEDARREQPEDAVRLLEKAHAAPPARREFVLNIGPHHYSTHGLVRFILELYGEEIVDMTTDIGYHHRGVEKIAEHQSWHQFIPYTDRLDYLSGAANNLTYLLAVEKLCGVAVPQRAQCVRVMLAEFYRLSNHLLWLGTMVQDLGMITPVFHTFREREQILDIMEAITGARLHPAWLRIGGLAMDLPDGWDKLVRDFVTIFPKRVAGYRRMITGNPIVRARVKGIGRLSLENAVDHGISGANLRACGSTRDLRKVAPYSGYEQYDFDIPTRDGGDCLARFEVRFEEMVQSNRIIAQCLEWMPSGRFMADDYRYCIPDKRDTLRDIESLIHHFINATRGPKVPAGEAYAATEAPRGEQGFYVVSDGGNMPYRLHMRSPGYASVQALPLMTIGHTIADFIAIMGSLDYIAPDLDR from the coding sequence ATGAACGGCGACGAAAACGCGGCCAGGGCTCTGCCCGACAAGGCGGGCCTGGGCGACGTCATCCTCAACTGGTGTCAGGCCAACAGCCTGTGGCCCCTGTTCTTCGGCCTGTCCTGCTGCTTCGTGGAGCAGGCCACGGTCTTTACCGGGCTGTACGACATCGCCCGCTTCGGGGCCGAGGTCCTGCGCGGCTCGCCCCGCCAGGCCGATCTCCTGGTGGTCTCGGGCACGGTCTTCAAGAAGGCCGCGCCCATGGTCAAGCGCGTCTACGAGCAGATGCCCCGGCCCAAGTGGGTCATTTCCATGGGCTCCTGCGCCAACACCGGGGGCATGTACGACGTGTACAGCGTGGTCCAGGGCGTGGACCAGATCATCCCGGTGGACGTCTACGTGACCGGCTGCCCGCCCCGGCCCGAGGCGTTGCTGCACGGCCTGATCACCCTCCAGGACATGATCCGCCAGAAGAGCCGCCCCCTGCGCCCGGTGCTCAACCTGGACGGCGGCCACCTGGGTGGGCGCGACGACATCCTGGTCCCGGGCGTGACCAAGGACCGCGACACGCGCGGCCCGGGCATGGCCGGCATCCCGGCGCGCGGCACCTCGGTGACCCCGCCCGTGTTCGCGGGGTCGCGGTCCGACGAGATGTGGACGCCCCCGGCCCCGAAACTTTCATTCACCCCGGCCCACGACGCCCTGCGCGAGGCCCTGGCCGCCAGGTTCGGCGAGCCTTCGGCCTGGCACGAGACGGTGGTGGACATGCCCACCGTCACGGTTCCGGCCCAGCGCCTTGTCGAGGTCCTCGATTTTCTCAAGCATGAGGCGCCCATCCGGTTCGAACGGCTGGAGGACATCACTGCCGTGGACGAGACCGCGCGCAAGGTCCGGCCCGAACACGACTTTACCGCGATCTACACCCTGACGTCCCTGAGCTCCGTCGAGTACCTGCGGGTGCGCGTGCCCGTGGGGGCGGACCTCGAACTGCCCAGCGCCACGCCGGTCTGGCCCAGCGCCAACTGGTACGAGTGCGAGATATGGGACCTGTTCGGCATCCGGTTTACGGGCCATCCCGGTCTGCGGCGGCTGATCATGCCCGAGGAGTGGCAGGGCCACCCGTTGCGCAAGGGCGACCCGCAGCGGGCCACGGAAATGGCCCCGTACCTGGCCGAGGACGCCCGGCGCGAACAGCCCGAGGACGCGGTCCGCCTGCTGGAAAAGGCCCATGCCGCGCCGCCCGCCCGGCGCGAGTTCGTGCTCAACATCGGCCCGCACCATTACAGCACCCACGGGCTGGTCCGCTTCATCCTCGAGCTTTACGGCGAGGAGATCGTGGATATGACCACGGACATCGGCTATCACCACCGGGGCGTGGAAAAGATCGCCGAGCACCAGTCCTGGCACCAGTTCATTCCCTACACCGACCGGCTGGACTACCTGAGCGGGGCGGCCAACAACCTGACCTACCTGCTGGCCGTGGAAAAGCTTTGCGGCGTGGCCGTGCCGCAGCGTGCGCAGTGCGTGCGCGTCATGCTGGCCGAGTTCTACCGCCTCTCCAACCACCTGCTCTGGCTCGGAACCATGGTCCAGGACCTGGGCATGATCACCCCGGTCTTCCACACCTTCCGCGAGCGCGAGCAAATATTGGACATCATGGAGGCCATCACCGGGGCGCGGCTGCACCCGGCCTGGCTGCGCATTGGCGGCCTGGCCATGGATCTGCCCGACGGCTGGGACAAACTGGTCCGCGATTTCGTCACGATTTTCCCGAAAAGGGTGGCGGGCTACCGGCGGATGATCACCGGCAACCCCATCGTCCGGGCCAGGGTCAAGGGCATCGGCCGCCTGTCGCTTGAGAACGCCGTGGACCACGGCATCTCCGGGGCCAACCTGCGGGCCTGCGGTTCCACCCGGGACCTGCGCAAGGTCGCCCCGTACTCCGGGTACGAGCAGTACGATTTCGACATCCCCACCCGCGACGGGGGCGACTGCCTGGCCCGGTTCGAGGTCCGCTTCGAGGAGATGGTCCAGAGCAACCGGATCATCGCCCAATGCCTGGAGTGGATGCCTTCCGGCCGGTTCATGGCCGACGACTACCGCTACTGCATCCCGGACAAACGGGACACCCTGCGGGACATCGAGAGCCTGATCCATCATTTCATCAACGCCACGCGCGGCCCCAAGGTACCCGCGGGCGAGGCCTACGCGGCCACCGAGGCCCCTCGCGGCGAGCAGGGGTTCTACGTGGTCAGCGACGGCGGCAACATGCCGTACCGGCTGCACATGCGCTCGCCCGGCTACGCCTCGGTACAGGCCCTGCCCCTGATGACCATAGGCCACACCATCGCCGACTTCATCGCCATCATGGGCTCGCTGGACTACATCGCGCCCGATCTGGATCGCTAG
- a CDS encoding NADH-quinone oxidoreductase subunit A, whose translation MPTSPEYMSTGFNAWDPSVFSLIVFALLAAGLVTALLTLSVVLTRRRGEGEKGRPYECGVIPSGSARPSYPAPFWLVAVFFLLFDVEAVYVVSWAVSFSRMTWAAWGQITFFIGVLLLGLFWVWRKGGLEWGMTRKR comes from the coding sequence ATGCCAACGTCACCGGAATACATGTCCACCGGGTTCAACGCCTGGGACCCGAGCGTCTTCTCCCTGATCGTCTTCGCCCTGCTGGCGGCCGGTCTGGTCACGGCGCTGCTGACTCTGTCCGTGGTCCTGACCCGCAGGCGCGGGGAAGGGGAAAAGGGCCGCCCGTACGAGTGCGGCGTCATCCCCTCGGGTTCGGCCCGGCCGAGCTATCCGGCCCCGTTCTGGCTGGTGGCGGTCTTCTTCCTGCTCTTCGACGTGGAGGCCGTGTACGTGGTCTCCTGGGCCGTGTCCTTCTCCCGCATGACCTGGGCCGCCTGGGGCCAGATAACCTTTTTCATCGGCGTGCTGCTGCTCGGTCTGTTCTGGGTCTGGCGCAAGGGAGGCCTCGAATGGGGCATGACGCGCAAGCGATAG
- a CDS encoding cytochrome ubiquinol oxidase subunit I, whose protein sequence is MVHTLTDYIFLSRVQFALTTMFHIIWPVLTIGLSVFILLAELAWVRTGRTHWYQQARFWSRFFLLAFALGVISGIPLEFQFGTNWSGFSAATGHFLGQILSVEAMSGFLLESIFLYLMVAGWSRLSPRLHLFTTAMVTLGAVLSAFWIMVANSWMQTPRGGHMENGVFAVTDRVRAVLNPDLLVSFPHMLLACLTATAFILGGVAAWHLLRARHTAFYLRVFKIAVAAGLLLALLQAGTGDLSGQSVARHQPAKLAATEAFWNTNGPGQGAAWSIFAWPDAQNERNAVEFRIPYVLSLLATHDPFGRVVGLKDIPRDERPPIVLIFYSFRIMVFTGTLMILAGLLGAWAWRKGRLTPERAGAQRRLLTFFVWLAPFSMVSVWTGWIMREVGRQPWILHGMLRTADTASPLTARAVGLSLSMFLVAAVALTWLFIAFSRRLLKEGPGRDTPPDRCEIGRRP, encoded by the coding sequence ATGGTACACACGTTGACCGACTACATATTCCTCTCCAGGGTCCAGTTCGCGCTGACCACCATGTTCCACATCATCTGGCCGGTACTGACCATCGGCCTGTCCGTGTTCATTCTCCTGGCCGAACTGGCCTGGGTGCGCACCGGCCGGACGCACTGGTACCAGCAGGCCCGGTTCTGGAGCCGGTTCTTCCTCCTGGCCTTCGCCCTGGGCGTGATCAGCGGCATCCCCCTGGAATTCCAGTTCGGCACCAACTGGTCCGGCTTCTCCGCCGCCACCGGCCACTTCCTGGGCCAGATACTGTCGGTGGAGGCCATGTCCGGCTTCCTCCTCGAATCCATCTTCCTCTATCTGATGGTCGCCGGGTGGAGCCGGCTGTCGCCCAGGCTGCACCTGTTCACCACGGCCATGGTCACCCTCGGGGCGGTCCTGTCCGCCTTCTGGATCATGGTCGCCAACTCCTGGATGCAGACCCCGCGCGGCGGACATATGGAAAACGGCGTGTTTGCGGTCACCGACCGGGTGCGGGCCGTGCTCAATCCGGATCTGCTCGTCTCGTTCCCGCACATGCTCCTGGCCTGCCTGACGGCCACGGCCTTCATCCTCGGCGGGGTCGCGGCCTGGCACCTGCTGCGCGCCCGGCACACGGCCTTCTACCTGCGCGTCTTCAAGATCGCGGTGGCCGCCGGGCTCCTGCTGGCCCTGCTCCAGGCGGGCACCGGCGACCTGTCCGGGCAAAGCGTGGCCAGACACCAGCCCGCCAAGCTGGCCGCCACCGAGGCGTTCTGGAACACCAACGGCCCGGGCCAGGGCGCGGCCTGGTCCATCTTCGCCTGGCCCGACGCGCAGAACGAGCGCAACGCCGTGGAATTCCGCATCCCCTACGTGCTCAGCCTGCTGGCCACCCACGATCCCTTCGGCCGGGTCGTCGGGCTCAAGGACATCCCGCGCGACGAGCGGCCGCCCATCGTGCTCATCTTCTATTCCTTCCGGATCATGGTCTTCACCGGCACGCTGATGATCCTGGCCGGGCTGCTCGGCGCATGGGCCTGGCGCAAGGGACGGCTCACCCCGGAACGGGCCGGGGCCCAACGCAGGCTGCTGACCTTTTTCGTCTGGCTGGCCCCCTTTTCCATGGTCTCGGTCTGGACCGGCTGGATCATGCGCGAGGTGGGCAGGCAGCCCTGGATCCTCCACGGCATGCTGAGGACGGCCGACACGGCCTCGCCGCTCACGGCCCGGGCCGTGGGCCTGTCGCTGAGCATGTTCCTGGTGGCCGCCGTGGCCCTGACCTGGCTGTTCATCGCCTTCAGCCGACGGCTGCTCAAGGAGGGGCCGGGCCGCGACACGCCGCCCGACCGCTGCGAAATCGGGAGGCGGCCATGA
- a CDS encoding cytochrome d ubiquinol oxidase subunit II, protein MTPHDGWFLLLGGVLFLHLGLGSIDLGVCLLSLFAPRDRAETMLGSIDSVWHANQTWLVVLGAMLFGAFPDVYGEVLTRLYGLVILLLVALALRALGLEYRHHAAKPGPWRRLAGWGAVAVMLAEGLLLGALFLGPPEGPGLYGLMAVARPEFFPALLFLFCCGLLMGGAWRLGWLRRTRGTDIDLHLYAALTLVGGLGAVLTGGLLCGQLAEGAMLVPWPFLIPVCIVGLADLAVLYASLRPGWQGSPLPWGLALIGLALAACAAVARGAWAATGPAGDGGELWFLTVATAVLLPPLLAFQIFQYRLERPGRMSGHPAQADPAGEERP, encoded by the coding sequence ATGACCCCGCACGACGGCTGGTTCCTGCTCCTGGGCGGGGTGCTCTTCCTCCACCTGGGGCTGGGGAGCATCGACCTGGGCGTCTGCCTGCTCTCCCTGTTCGCGCCCCGGGACCGGGCCGAAACCATGCTCGGCTCCATCGACTCGGTCTGGCACGCCAACCAGACCTGGCTGGTGGTCCTCGGGGCCATGCTCTTCGGGGCCTTTCCCGACGTGTACGGCGAGGTCCTGACCCGGTTGTACGGCCTGGTCATCCTGCTGCTCGTGGCCCTGGCCCTGCGCGCGCTGGGGCTGGAATACCGCCACCACGCGGCGAAACCGGGGCCGTGGCGCAGGCTGGCGGGCTGGGGCGCGGTCGCCGTCATGCTCGCCGAGGGGCTGCTGCTCGGCGCGCTCTTCCTGGGGCCGCCGGAAGGCCCGGGCCTGTATGGACTCATGGCCGTGGCCCGGCCCGAGTTCTTCCCGGCCCTGCTCTTCCTGTTCTGCTGCGGCCTGCTCATGGGCGGGGCATGGCGGCTGGGCTGGCTCAGGCGGACCCGGGGCACCGACATCGACCTGCATCTCTATGCCGCGCTCACCCTGGTGGGCGGCCTGGGCGCGGTTCTGACCGGCGGGCTGCTCTGCGGCCAGCTGGCGGAAGGCGCGATGCTCGTCCCGTGGCCGTTTCTCATCCCCGTATGCATCGTCGGGCTGGCCGACCTGGCCGTCCTGTACGCCAGCCTGCGGCCCGGCTGGCAAGGATCGCCGCTGCCCTGGGGGCTGGCCCTCATCGGGCTGGCGCTGGCGGCCTGCGCGGCCGTGGCGCGCGGCGCGTGGGCCGCGACGGGCCCGGCCGGAGACGGCGGTGAGCTGTGGTTCCTGACAGTGGCCACGGCCGTGCTGCTGCCCCCGCTGCTGGCCTTCCAGATTTTCCAATACCGCCTGGAACGGCCCGGCAGGATGTCCGGTCACCCGGCCCAGGCGGACCCGGCAGGGGAGGAGCGGCCATGA
- the nuoI gene encoding NADH-quinone oxidoreductase subunit NuoI, with amino-acid sequence MTRDRLIDILKGVGRGTKGLLQGYGETFKAMFTKPITVQYPEEKRTPPPRSRAHIILTRSPDGDERCVACYLCSAACPVSCISMQAATREDGRRYAAWFRINFARCIYCGLCEEACPTLAIQLTPAYEFASDATLKLVAEKEDLLVDHGGKDSEYDFYRHAGVEEKFPREEHEGEKPPVNYKSNLP; translated from the coding sequence ATGACCCGCGATCGGCTGATCGACATCCTCAAGGGCGTGGGCCGGGGCACCAAGGGGCTGCTCCAGGGGTACGGCGAGACCTTCAAGGCCATGTTCACCAAGCCCATCACCGTGCAGTACCCCGAGGAAAAACGCACCCCGCCGCCGCGCTCCAGGGCGCACATCATCCTGACCCGCTCCCCGGACGGGGACGAACGCTGCGTGGCCTGCTATCTTTGCTCGGCGGCCTGCCCGGTGAGCTGTATCTCCATGCAGGCGGCCACCCGAGAGGACGGCCGCCGGTACGCTGCCTGGTTCCGCATCAATTTCGCCCGCTGCATCTACTGCGGCCTGTGCGAGGAGGCCTGCCCCACCCTGGCCATCCAGCTCACCCCGGCCTACGAGTTCGCCAGCGACGCCACGCTCAAGCTGGTGGCCGAAAAGGAGGATCTGCTGGTGGACCACGGGGGCAAGGACAGCGAGTACGATTTCTACCGCCACGCCGGTGTGGAGGAGAAGTTCCCCCGCGAGGAGCACGAGGGCGAGAAGCCGCCCGTCAACTACAAGAGCAACCTGCCATGA
- a CDS encoding NADH-quinone oxidoreductase subunit J family protein: MTLYAALFYSLAAATLICTLVAVTRRVLVHAVVWMVGSLLGTALIFLLLGAPLLAGFEVIIYAGAIMVLFLFAIMLMAQEPNEPKEVRAMVRRRLFASMFWPTVWGLAGIVACMALISFDPANTTPLTAGRVSPRALGAWVFGNAWPAVEAVSLLLFAALAGARYLGLPLVHSDRPEKIGESLDMDQPPCAVNPEDER, from the coding sequence ATGACCCTGTACGCCGCCCTGTTCTACTCCCTGGCCGCCGCGACCCTGATCTGCACCCTGGTGGCCGTGACCCGCCGGGTGCTGGTCCACGCCGTGGTCTGGATGGTCGGCTCGCTGCTCGGCACGGCCCTGATCTTTCTGCTGCTCGGCGCGCCCCTGCTGGCCGGTTTCGAGGTGATCATCTACGCCGGGGCGATCATGGTCCTCTTCCTGTTCGCCATCATGCTCATGGCCCAGGAGCCCAACGAGCCCAAGGAGGTCCGAGCCATGGTCCGCCGCAGGCTGTTCGCCAGCATGTTCTGGCCCACGGTCTGGGGGCTGGCCGGGATCGTCGCCTGCATGGCCCTGATCTCCTTCGACCCGGCCAACACCACGCCGCTGACCGCCGGGCGCGTCTCGCCCCGGGCGCTCGGGGCCTGGGTCTTCGGCAACGCCTGGCCCGCGGTGGAGGCCGTCTCCCTGCTGCTCTTCGCGGCCCTGGCCGGAGCCCGCTACCTCGGCCTGCCCCTGGTGCACTCGGACCGGCCCGAAAAGATCGGCGAGAGCCTGGACATGGACCAGCCGCCCTGCGCCGTGAACCCGGAGGATGAACGATGA
- the nuoK gene encoding NADH-quinone oxidoreductase subunit NuoK encodes MIVPLEHVLLFAAALFFIGLITVVARRNLIMILLGVEVMLNAAGVVFVAAALRWWDIAGQGMVLFIMGVAAAEIAVGLTLVFRVWRRTRSLNPDSLKTLED; translated from the coding sequence ATGATCGTCCCCTTGGAACACGTCCTGCTCTTTGCCGCCGCCCTGTTCTTCATCGGACTCATCACCGTGGTGGCCCGGCGCAACCTGATCATGATCCTGCTCGGCGTGGAGGTCATGCTCAACGCGGCGGGCGTGGTCTTCGTGGCCGCCGCCCTGCGCTGGTGGGACATCGCGGGCCAGGGCATGGTCCTGTTCATCATGGGCGTGGCCGCCGCCGAGATCGCGGTGGGCCTGACCCTGGTCTTCCGCGTCTGGCGCAGGACCCGAAGCCTCAACCCCGACTCGCTGAAAACGCTTGAGGACTGA
- the nuoL gene encoding NADH-quinone oxidoreductase subunit L, which yields MTATLCLTLFAPLAGAVILALAGRALPRMASGPLACLAVAASLAGAVASWAQLDHGRELVVHLFTWFEAGGLRVSATLLYNPLCAVMTTMVAFVSLVIHVHSLFFMRDDDGWVRYFCYLNLFVFFMQSIAMADDLVFLFMGWEGVGFCSFSLIGFWYAEPKNVLAGNKAFLVTRIGDVAFLGALAVLFASTGDLSIHHLSSSAPIMAAGTLTLVGLLLLTAATGKSAQLPLLVWLPDAMAGPSPVSALIHAATMVTAGVYLLIRTFPVLLNADAAALQAVAVVGALTAFVAACSALAQHDIKRVLAWSTISQVGYMFLGVGAGDPSGSFFHLLVHAFFKSLLFMVAGIVIQALDEEHDIFRMGARVRKIVPGAALAFFCGAAALAGLPPFAGFFSKGRILENALNMAQTGQGIWVFVWAAGTVTALLTAIYSFRVFLLAFTGRPSLPPETGTEKTPGAMLHVLWPLALLAVVAGLLDLPAHFAHLVGAPALWLDRLTGLIPAARHGAEWTGTLAEGLDAGLAVLGLLVALALYGPWRERRAPAQDKGMPRFLLNGWGLDALYMNTVARPYVRAASKVWRNVEDRLVDGAALGLGALALRAGGRLSKWGAERLSNYLLWLLLGVVAMLVVMAAIGIR from the coding sequence ATGACCGCGACACTCTGCCTGACCCTTTTCGCCCCCCTGGCGGGCGCCGTGATCCTGGCCCTGGCCGGACGAGCGTTGCCGCGCATGGCGTCCGGCCCGCTGGCCTGCCTGGCCGTGGCCGCGTCCCTGGCCGGCGCGGTCGCAAGCTGGGCGCAGCTTGATCACGGACGGGAGCTGGTCGTCCATCTCTTCACCTGGTTCGAGGCGGGCGGGCTGCGCGTGTCCGCCACCCTGCTCTACAACCCCCTGTGCGCGGTCATGACCACCATGGTCGCCTTCGTCTCCCTGGTCATCCACGTGCACTCCCTGTTCTTCATGCGCGACGACGACGGCTGGGTGCGCTACTTCTGCTACCTCAACCTGTTCGTCTTCTTCATGCAGTCCATCGCCATGGCCGACGACCTGGTCTTCCTGTTCATGGGCTGGGAGGGCGTGGGCTTCTGCTCCTTCTCGCTCATCGGCTTCTGGTACGCGGAACCGAAAAACGTGCTCGCGGGCAACAAGGCCTTCCTGGTCACGCGCATCGGCGACGTGGCCTTCCTGGGCGCCCTGGCCGTGCTCTTCGCCTCCACCGGCGACCTGAGCATCCACCATCTGTCGAGCAGCGCGCCCATCATGGCCGCCGGTACCCTGACCCTGGTGGGGCTGCTCCTGCTCACGGCTGCCACGGGCAAGTCCGCCCAGCTGCCGCTGTTGGTCTGGCTGCCGGACGCCATGGCCGGCCCGTCCCCGGTGTCGGCCCTGATCCACGCGGCCACCATGGTCACGGCGGGCGTCTACCTGCTCATCCGCACCTTCCCGGTCCTGCTGAACGCCGACGCCGCGGCCCTCCAGGCCGTGGCCGTGGTCGGCGCGCTGACCGCCTTCGTGGCCGCCTGCTCGGCCCTGGCCCAGCACGACATAAAGAGGGTCCTGGCCTGGTCGACCATCAGCCAGGTGGGCTACATGTTCCTGGGCGTGGGCGCGGGCGACCCGTCGGGCAGCTTCTTCCACCTGCTGGTGCACGCCTTTTTCAAGTCCCTGCTGTTCATGGTCGCGGGCATCGTCATCCAGGCCCTCGATGAGGAACACGACATCTTCCGTATGGGCGCGCGGGTGCGCAAAATCGTACCCGGCGCGGCCCTGGCTTTTTTCTGCGGGGCCGCCGCCCTGGCCGGATTGCCGCCGTTCGCCGGATTCTTCAGCAAGGGCCGCATCCTGGAAAACGCCCTGAACATGGCCCAGACCGGCCAGGGAATCTGGGTCTTCGTCTGGGCGGCGGGCACGGTCACGGCCCTGCTCACCGCCATTTACAGCTTCCGCGTCTTTCTCCTGGCCTTCACCGGGCGTCCCTCCCTGCCGCCCGAGACCGGCACGGAAAAGACGCCCGGGGCCATGCTCCACGTGCTCTGGCCCCTGGCCCTGCTGGCCGTGGTCGCCGGGCTCCTGGACCTGCCCGCGCACTTCGCCCATCTGGTCGGCGCGCCCGCCCTGTGGCTCGACCGCCTGACCGGGCTTATCCCGGCCGCGCGCCACGGGGCCGAATGGACCGGCACCCTTGCCGAGGGACTGGACGCCGGGCTGGCCGTGCTCGGGCTCCTTGTCGCCCTAGCCCTGTACGGCCCTTGGCGCGAACGCCGCGCCCCGGCCCAGGACAAGGGGATGCCCCGGTTCCTGCTCAACGGCTGGGGGTTGGACGCCCTGTACATGAACACCGTGGCCCGGCCCTACGTCCGGGCGGCCTCCAAGGTCTGGCGGAACGTCGAGGACCGGCTGGTGGACGGCGCGGCCCTCGGGCTCGGGGCGCTGGCCCTGCGCGCGGGCGGACGGCTCTCCAAATGGGGCGCGGAGCGCCTCTCCAACTACCTGCTCTGGCTGTTGCTGGGCGTGGTCGCCATGCTCGTGGTCATGGCCGCCATAGGGATTCGGTGA
- a CDS encoding complex I subunit 4 family protein: MMHDFPLLTALILLPLLGGLAGLFFHRQPAQARFICLVAALAELALALVLLPKVLDARVLVERFDWIPLLHVQYSLAMDGLSYVLVLLTALLGVLGILTSWREIREGVAVFHCLLLAALSAAIGVFLARDLLLFYLFWEAQLIPMFFLIGRFGHERRRYAALKFFVFSMVGGLPMLLAVVWLMLTGVNPSLAALAASPVPGAMQGWCAAAFILAFAVKTPLLPVHTWLPDAHTQAPTAGSLLLAGVLLKTGAYAMLRWAIPLFPHAVAQAAPWLAGLGLAGLFYASWTAMAQQDAKRLVAYSSVAHMGLLTFALFAFDRTGLSGAVVMMVSHALTTGALFVMVGMLAERFHSRRLSDFGGLWGKMPVYGAFMLFFAVASAGLPGLSNFVGELMIMLGSFKVYPVGASLAFFGIVVGLAYVLRLLRGTILGKPGPLTESGQAVDLDGREILILSVFALAVLLIGVHPGPLLDLIREPLNILAAGRPI, from the coding sequence ATGATGCATGACTTTCCGCTGCTCACCGCGCTCATCCTGCTCCCGCTCCTTGGCGGGCTGGCCGGGCTGTTCTTCCACCGCCAACCGGCCCAGGCGCGTTTCATCTGCCTGGTCGCCGCCCTGGCCGAGCTGGCTCTGGCCCTGGTTCTCCTGCCGAAAGTCCTCGACGCCCGCGTCCTGGTCGAACGGTTCGACTGGATTCCGCTTTTGCACGTGCAGTATTCCCTGGCCATGGACGGACTAAGCTATGTCCTGGTCCTGCTCACGGCCCTGCTCGGCGTGCTCGGCATCCTGACCTCGTGGCGCGAGATCCGCGAGGGCGTGGCCGTGTTCCACTGCCTGCTCCTGGCCGCCCTGAGCGCGGCCATCGGCGTGTTCCTGGCCCGCGACCTGCTGCTCTTCTACCTCTTCTGGGAGGCGCAGCTCATCCCCATGTTCTTCCTCATCGGGCGGTTCGGGCATGAGCGGCGGCGCTACGCGGCGCTCAAATTCTTCGTCTTCAGCATGGTCGGCGGGCTGCCCATGCTCCTGGCCGTGGTTTGGCTCATGCTCACCGGGGTCAACCCGTCCCTGGCCGCCCTGGCCGCCTCGCCCGTGCCGGGCGCCATGCAGGGCTGGTGCGCGGCGGCCTTCATCCTGGCCTTCGCGGTCAAGACCCCGCTGCTGCCGGTCCACACCTGGCTGCCGGACGCCCATACCCAGGCCCCCACGGCGGGCAGCCTGCTTCTGGCCGGGGTCCTGCTCAAGACCGGGGCCTACGCCATGCTCCGCTGGGCCATCCCCCTGTTCCCCCATGCCGTTGCCCAGGCCGCCCCGTGGCTGGCCGGGCTCGGGCTGGCCGGATTGTTCTACGCCTCCTGGACCGCCATGGCCCAGCAGGACGCCAAGCGGCTGGTGGCCTATTCCAGCGTGGCCCACATGGGGCTGCTGACCTTCGCCCTGTTCGCCTTTGACCGCACCGGGCTGTCCGGCGCGGTGGTCATGATGGTCAGCCACGCCCTGACCACGGGCGCGCTGTTCGTCATGGTCGGCATGCTGGCCGAGCGGTTCCATTCCAGGCGGCTGTCCGACTTCGGCGGGCTGTGGGGCAAGATGCCGGTCTACGGCGCGTTCATGCTCTTCTTCGCCGTGGCCTCGGCCGGGCTGCCCGGCCTGTCCAACTTCGTGGGCGAGCTGATGATCATGCTCGGCTCCTTCAAGGTCTATCCGGTCGGCGCGTCCCTGGCCTTTTTCGGCATCGTGGTCGGCCTGGCCTACGTCCTGCGCCTGCTGCGCGGCACCATCCTGGGCAAACCCGGCCCCCTGACCGAGTCCGGCCAGGCCGTGGACCTGGACGGCCGGGAGATCCTGATCCTGTCGGTCTTCGCCCTGGCCGTGCTGCTCATCGGCGTGCACCCCGGTCCGCTGCTCGACCTGATCCGCGAACCGCTCAACATCCTGGCCGCGGGCAGGCCCATCTAG